The genomic interval AGTAAGGAGCATTGTTTATCTctaattttatgagaaaaaaatgaaaaggaagaaaaactagTTTGTATGATCAGGATTCTGTagttgtaatatatttttttttcttcctgtggaaagttttaaagtcttaaaaaaaaaaaaagatttaaccGGATTTACGGTTATAATCCGAATTAAATCCGATTATAACCCGGATCCGGTTGAACATTCCTAATTTGACCCCATATATAAAATCAGATCTTCTCAAATAGACATTCTCAAACTAtgtcattattattcataaataatgtGAGATACGAGCCTTAATCTTCAACATTGAGGTGGGAAAAAAGACTTTTAGGggaagtttggatagtgagttgagataaaagttgaataaaatattattagaatattattttttaatattattattgttttgagagttaaaaaaattgaattgtttattatattttgtgtgaaaatttgaaaaattgtaataattagataagataaattaagatgagttatGATCAGATTGGTGAAGAAGGGGAGTGCTTGAGTGTCGTAACCAGTAGGGGTGTAAACCGATGGTATCAGTGCAGTTTCGGTCTTTGGACTGAAACTGCACTGACAGCTACTACACACTGATAGAACGGGCTGAAATCGGCCGGTAAAGGGGGAGAAACATGGCGACATTGGTTTTGGCATGATCCCAATTGGTTGTCGGTCTCCCTTTGGCGTCGTGAATGGCTAGAAACTGAGAAGGAGATGGCTCAGCGTCAGTCTCCCTTGGGCGAAGTCGTGATCGTGCGTTGAGAGAGGGAGATGGCTCGGTGttgcgatgagagagagagagagagagagagagagggagatgcgCCGCTGCCTCACGcatagaggagagagagagagaaaaaaaaactaaaatgaagaagaatagAAGGGGGAGGGGTATTAAACCTAAACTAAAATGACATTATTTGGTGTATTAAAtcaaaaggtatttttttttttaaatttttttctaaacaatttgtgtaaaatgatgttgtttcacttaacaacgtcgttttacttaaaacatataatatatatatatatattatcgtCCGGTTTGCAGGTTTGAACTTGGTTCAAATCTGATTGAACCGGCTGGCatcaatttcttcaaattccCATCGTCTACTGATTGGTTCTCCACCAATTCCTAACTTCGGCAGCCAGTTCCAATCGATGTTGGCTCGTTCCATATTTTCCTATACACCTCTAGTAACAGGCTTGGAGATGACACCCATCTCGTATCCTTTTTGTGAGAACTAACCACTCATCACATCCCGTTTACTGCCTATTAAAGGCATATGATATGGGATATACATCAACTCCCAATCCCTATCTCTCCATCCGAGTACCAAACATAAAAGGGCCAATCATAGACCAAGTTGTAGGAGGACAAACAACaactatcaaatgatgaaattcGGAACCGgcctttattttaatttgaaaaatgatggaGGCAACCAGCTGGGAAAACTGTGGGGTAATCTCCACCCACGTGGCATAAATAAACGCCACCGTTTCCTGCTTTAGTCCAAAACAGATATCATGGAAAAAGGAAATGTCTTGACGTAAACAAGGAAATATTACAGTGAGGAGTGATAAGGCTTAAAAAACAAACCAACttgcagaaaaggaaaataagtgTATTAGGGGCAGCTCAAGCAGTATGACGAATCCAAACTCTAGAAGCCTTTGCTCATGGCCAACAAGGGCCAGATCTACGATGGCAGAGTAGGATGTTTTATGGACCAGGTGGACCTTATGCATTTTTTACTGGAAAGGATGCTAGCAGAGCTCTCTCAAAAATGTCTTTTGAAGGGAAAGATCTTACAGGGGACATATTCGATCTAGGTCCATTCAAATGCGAGGTTTTGTAGGACTGGGAATTCAAGTTTAAGTTTATGAGACGTTTAATTCAGTGGGTTTGTTCTCCTCTTTCTGAGATGGTGAGGGGTTGGGTTTTGGAAGGGGAGTTGGAAGATATTTTTGCTGAATATTTCATTGTGGGTCAACCTGTGAAAGTCGAGTTCTTTGGAGAGATGGTTATAGGCTCCATGCTGGGATTCTTTCTTCCTTTATCTCTCAATCTTTTGCTCAGCATATTTCAAGGACTAGCAagtcgataaattttcttcatgTTTGTTATGAGAATTATGGTTAGGCTGATGCTGTAACAGAAGCTGCCATAAGTGCTGGGATGACAACAAGAAGAGGGGGCTTGGGGTGCGGTGAAACTGATTCCCTTGAGACCTTAGTTGATGAAGCGACGAAGAAGAAATTGCAATTCAGTCTTCCAAGAAATGAAGAAACGatgttgttttcatttaatGCCACGTGAGATTCGGTTACGCACGGTTTCCCCCGGCGGTTGCCTCCAGTAAACTGTTTTAATTTAGTTGGGCCTTTATGGACATCACCTTCTACTGATCGTATTCATATCCCTATCTAGATCGGGCCCAACTCCCGGGCCTCACGTCGGCTCCTTTTTTGAGCACACTGGTCCGGTGACGACGGCCTCACACTAGAGATCGGAGAGTAACACACCGTGAAATATGGCCAACCTGGTACGGCTTCTGAAGCAATGGCCGACGTTGCACCCCCTGTTCTGCGCTTGCGTAACGCCGCATCATTTCGCGTACTCAACCTTGGTACCAGTCACAAAAGCGGTCACTCCTCGTCTCTCCCTAACAGGAGTGCCTTCGGCTCACCGGAGCGTCCATCACCGATCACGTGGCCTCAGATTGCCCAATGCCCCAATTTCGTCCGACCTCGAAGAAGGCGGCGCCAGCGACTCCGATCCCGATGTAAGGAAAAGCCGAAACCAGCTCAAGCGCCAGGCTCGGCGCGCCGTCCGTTGGGGCATGGAGCTCGCCTCCTTCTCTACCCCTCAAATAAAACGTATCCTCAGGTTCCCCAGCTAAAGCCTCCTTATTACAAAACTAGCATTACATATACGTTTTTTGCCATATTGCCAATTGTTATATTCATCTCAACTGTGAGGTGTTATGGTGTTAAACTGACATTGGAGGATTGCAGAGTGGCTTCACTTGACCAAGAGGTGTTCGAAGCTCTAATGATAGTGAAGGTGCTTCTGTAGTTGTTGTCTTTTTGTGTTTACTTTGTTAACATTCTTCCTCGCGGTGCAGTAGTTTTGGGTCTGGGTTTTTTTGTTGAAGCTAAACTGTTCGTTTTTTGGTCTCGCAGAAATTAGGTCCTGATGTCCGGGAAGGAAAGCGAAGGCAGTTTAATTATATcggtaatcaagttcatcccttTATGATATTGGCTTGTAATTGTTTGTGGGATCGGGTTGATTGGCTGCTTATACTGTTTTCCTTGTTTATCGGCATAGAATAGAATGTTGTAGTAGTTCGTCGCTACTTTGTGCATACATTTTATCGCATCGGTTTTTCAAAGAATTAGGGATGAGGAAGGAGAAGCGAGACCATTAATTATAGAGGTGTCATTGTGTGAGAAACTTTGTTATGTCTGAATGGTGCctccaaattttaaaacttctaAGCATCTAGACCCCAGTACATTACCATCTCATGGGATTTCACAACTGTCGAGTCTtcatacatttttctttttccatattTTGTCTGATAATACCTATCATAACTATTGTTTGCTTTTATAAGTTTTGACATGCCCCTAAACCGGTGAAGTGAATTCTGCATTCCCATGCTTTTGTTTTAATGTACTGGATGGGGATTTTGTAGCAAGTTTGGCAGGTGATTATGTAAATTCTACAGTTTCTGCATGTGATGCTAATAGAGATGCTTCAACTATGTTAGGTAAATTGCTACGTGAAGTGCAACCTGAATTGATGGATGGCTTGATACAGGCTACAAAAGATGGAGACCAGAGTAGGCTGCAGGCATTGTCTGGTTCAGTACTTATTGGAAAGGATGACGAAGAAGCTGAAGAATCTGAatatgaggaggaagaagaggtaCCATATCATATTCTGGGAAACTTATTAAACATATCGATGTCTCTGAATCCTTATTCCATTTTATTTCTCGAGTGATGCTTCCAGGGTTCTGATGACTGCATTAACATGGCCACCAGATGGTTTGAAGGTCTGATCGGTAAGGACACTAAAATCACCAACGAGGTTTATTCAATCCGGAGTGTTGAGTTTGACCGTCAGGTTAGTTGAATTCACCTTTGCAGAATAATGGGATTGTATATTTTGCTCCATATTTCTTATGTTAGCATCTCTTGACAGGAATTGCGCAAACTTGTCCGGAAAGTTCACTCAATTCAAGAACGGCAGGCCACTACcgatgaaaatgaaaaagaagcaGATGCAGCAGTAATGGCTGCCAGAAAGTCCCTCACCCGTTTCCTTCTTTCCCTCGCGAAGCGAATGCCTAGTGATTAATATCTGATTATATTGGTTACTACGATTATTTTTGTGACACCTCTCTTTGATGCATGATAATATAGATACTTAAACAAGATCGTCCTGTGAGGGCACCGGAGTTTCAGAGGTTACACTGTTACAGGTTGATGGATGCCATATTAGGCCACCATCCGGTGTATGTGGTGCAAACTTTGTAGTGAATTGCCAAATTGAGAGGAGTGGAGACTgccatattttcttcttcttcttctaagaaaatagtaatgaattgaaTATTGGTGCTATGTACAATTGCGGAATGGCTAAGTAGTGCAGACTAAGCTATGGCTAGTCAAGGGCGGGCCCTCAGTATGGCATCTATAATTTTGACCTGTGGTGTGCTGGATTTTCAGGTTTGGGCCTTACCGGCCTAAAATTATGGTCCAAATTGTAAGCTTAATTTAACCAGATCAATCATTGTTCGCATAACTCTCTCACCCACCAATATGTTTCTAAGAATAATTATCttctacaactattttataatctattaTACTACCAACTAATATGATAGTGTCACTCTATTTATTAGAAATATGAAGTTCTTTATTTCAAATTCCAAATTccccaatttaaaataaagttctATAAAGGGTTGTAAGGATATTATTGAAATCAATATTGTGGTCCTGAGAAAGTGAACGAACCTCcttacaaaaacataaattataagCCAACTGATGTGGACAGAGTGATTTGAGTGGTACTATGAGTAATACTAATATTCATCTTAAACTTTACCATTTTTAGTCATATATACTGATGTGGCATGTTTTAAGTGGTTTTCTATGTTTTATCATTTAACTTGTGCTAATCAGCATGGCATTTGAGATGACGGAAAATATGATGAAGAACATAATTGATCTAGTAGTATAagcttggtttggatagagagatgtTTCCATCTCATCcgatctcatatcatctcatcttaatatctaaacactacaaacacaaatactttccaatttcaaatattcaactttttcatctaatcattacttaattattacaattttttcaaacttctaaacaaaacacacaaaataattcaactttttcaaatcttaaaacgaaaattatattaaaaaattatattctaataatattttaactttataatctttttattcaactttttctctctcattttctgaaacctcataaatcattttaactcaaactatttctaactcatctctaactcaaatatctcattattatttacaactcatctcatctcatttcaagtTACTATCTAAACCAGGCCAAACTGTAATGTCGGCTATGATCAGATACAACTCATTGGCTTATGATCATCATGTTCCTGAACGTTTCTTTTATGCTTGTGAAGAACTACTTGGCATGTGAACAGAATCTACGAGTGCCATGCTGCATGCATCATGAGCCTGCTTTTCCAACAATTGttcatcaaatttaaataatatcttGTCAACTTGTAGCTATCAAGCATGGGGAATGATTCATTGGCgaaacatataatataagatGGCCGGTGCTGATCGTTCTGATCATCTCAGATAAATGGGTTTTCAGTGTAGACAACTACTAAAGAATTGTTGCTAAAAAGACGCAACCATTAATCTTACATCGCAATAATGAAGTTGAGATAATGAAATTTGGCTAGTTTTTTTTGCATCGGTTGATGTGATTTTAAACCTTgttattagttttataatttcGTCCGATCCAAATGGGTTTGTTTAATCTGGTGATTAACGATGCGATTTCAGAATTTGGGCCTCCTCACGACGAGATCAGCATGCAAAAagatcttttgtttttgtttaatgTGAATCGTCTTTGAGAAGGGCTGCAGGGTTATACTACTTGTCATGAATGCTCGCTCTCTCAACGGCTGCCATTTCTTTTTCGGCTTTGAAATCATAAAAACAGTCACTCTGATCAGCATCCACCATCTATCTTTCTAGCTTAGACGAAATTCCAGCTTTCTTGTAAAGCCCGACATCctttttttaaatcatctcACAGTTTCAACATATTCTGCCTAGCTAGCTACCCCTTGATCAGGATAATTTGTAGTTTATGAGATCCCGGCCAGAAGCTGTTATTGTCAAGACACACAAGAAAACTCCTCTTTTGACGAGtaattcatttgttttatgcatGAATCAGCTAGAAAATGTTAGGAAATGAGTCATGACCAAATTGTAGTGtcgttttaaattttaatgaccttgttctttttataaatttgcaCGCGCCAGGATAAAAAAAGGCACTTGACTGTAATACTAGTTCAGAAGCATATTCCAATTAATGTCGTTTTCTTCATGGTAAGGAGGCCAGCTTTTAAtaccttttttttcccctcatgATTAGGAAATGATTTGATAGAATTAAGGGTGAGTGCTTGCTGACGAAACAGTACTAGAAGTCTACATCTCATTTTGATTAATGAATTGGACAAGATTGTAAGATATTTATAAGCAAGACTGTCGACAGATCTTACGGAtaggatgaaaattttatattttattttgaaagtttaaaatattatattttattattattattattttataatttcaaaaaattaaattaaaatttaaaaaaattgaattatttattatattttatataaaaattttaaaaaaatataataattatataaaaattttatattttatgttaggaTTCAAACCAGCCATTGGAAGAGATTGTACgtataagatatatattttcagtCTCTATGATCAGTACTTTCTTTTCTATCTTTATCGATAGTCGAAAATCCActtgatattttttctattgGTGTTGTCAATGTCAAATtaagtgcatgcatgcttgcCGCCCCTTCATCCGATGATAGTACAATATTAGGGTTTTAACTTTCCGTGCAAAACGATGAATGCAAAGGATTGAGGATCCTCTTGATTCATAGTACTCTCGCACTTAAGGGCATGCAGCTTAATTTGGTAGTGGGAtccatattatttttgttttggttttcttggtgtttgaactttttttttttattattatgattctTAAAAATCTATTCtattggatgattttttttttttaatattattgtccTCAAAATCATCAAGATATGCATTATATATGACAATGCCAAAAAAGCTAGAAGTAAGAATATACCAGAAGCGTGCATGCAGAAGGGGTGGACTAGCTAATTCACTGACATATTGTCTAAAGATCTCCCTTTGCCTCAGTTGGCACAAGATCTCTTCCTATCCaagtaatgttaggtacaaattttaaatatataaatttcatgcaggttttttataaaaaaagattttaaaatagattctactaataaagaataggtttttttttttaatactttttcatGGTGAGGTCTGTTAATGCCTAAAAATAGCACAACAGGCCGAAAGGGGAGAAAGAAACGTTCCCGATCCGCTGAGATTATTTGGGCTTCGATCGATGCTATGGAGAGCCCCCGATGGTGGACCGGTACAGCTGTACGGTGTTTGCACGTGTGTTCATGGCGGTgagcagtaaataaatacaggaaaaataaagagaCGGGGATacacaaatttacgtggttcggtgTAATGTCTATGTCCACAGGAGTTTGAGGAGGGaagaatccactataatataattattttacaatctctcatggtctTTCATCCTTACTGTACAATAGAGATCTAAGCTCTATTTTCTGGTGGAGATCCCGTTGCTGGAATCTCTGtcatgaggttgaagaagctccCCCCCCCAAAAGTCATCTGGAAGCCCCCTTTATTCTCTGTTCCTCCcttactttatgtcacatattCTCTCCTTTAAGTCATATCTCCACCATTCCCCCTACACCATTTCCTTTATCAGCCTTtgtcctctctttctctcttattCCTCTCTTATTGCGTTGCCTTCTAGTAGGGACCCTTTAATGgactgggtttttttttatttggatctgagatatttt from Juglans microcarpa x Juglans regia isolate MS1-56 chromosome 4S, Jm3101_v1.0, whole genome shotgun sequence carries:
- the LOC121263064 gene encoding uncharacterized protein LOC121263064: MANLVRLLKQWPTLHPLFCACVTPHHFAYSTLVPVTKAVTPRLSLTGVPSAHRSVHHRSRGLRLPNAPISSDLEEGGASDSDPDVRKSRNQLKRQARRAVRWGMELASFSTPQIKRILRVASLDQEVFEALMIVKKLGPDVREGKRRQFNYIGKLLREVQPELMDGLIQATKDGDQSRLQALSGSVLIGKDDEEAEESEYEEEEEGSDDCINMATRWFEGLIGKDTKITNEVYSIRSVEFDRQELRKLVRKVHSIQERQATTDENEKEADAAVMAARKSLTRFLLSLAKRMPSD